From the genome of Triticum aestivum cultivar Chinese Spring chromosome 3B, IWGSC CS RefSeq v2.1, whole genome shotgun sequence, one region includes:
- the LOC123065665 gene encoding inorganic pyrophosphatase 1, translating to MAGVVVVFDFDKTIIDVDSDNWVVDGLGATDLFDRLLPTMPWNTLIDTVMGELHAQGRTLRDVADVLRAAPIDPQVVAAIRAAYSLGCDLRILSDANRFFIETVLDHHGLRGCFSEINTNPSRVDADGRLRIAPHHDFHAAPHGCGLGTCPPNMCKGQVLDRIRASAAAADGARKRFIYLGDGRGDYCPSLRLAREDFMMPRKGYPVWDLICENPGLLQAEVHLWSDGKDMEETLLRLISRVLVEESQLLPLDCKLESLPVAVQDGMPMPLGVKN from the coding sequence ATGGCCGGCGTCGTGGTGGTGTTCGACTTCGACAAGACCATCATCGACGTCGACAGCGACAACTGGGTCGTCGACGGCCTCGGCGCCACCGACCTCTTCGACCGCCTGCTGCCCACCATGCCGTGGAACACCCTCATCGACACCGTCATGGGGGAGCTGCACGCGCAGGGCAGGACCCTCCGCGACGTCGCCGACGTGCTCCGAGCCGCGCCCATCGACCCGCAGGTCGTCGCCGCCATCAGGGCCGCCTACAGCCTCGGCTGCGACCTCAGGATCCTCAGCGACGCCAACCGCTTCTTCATCGAGACCGTCCTCGACCACCACGGCCTCCGGGGCTGCTTCTCCGAGATCAACACCAACCCCAGCCGCGTCGACGCCGACGGCCGCCTCCGCATCGCGCCGCACCACGACTTCCACGCCGCCCCGCACGGCTGCGGCCTCGGCACCTGCCCGCCCAACATGTGCAAGGGCCAGgtgctcgaccgcatccgcgcctccgccgccgcggcggACGGCGCCAGGAAGCGCTTCATCTACCTCGGCGACGGCCGCGGCGACTACTGCCCGTCGCTCCGGCTCGCCAGGGAGGACTTCATGATGCCGCGCAAGGGGTACCCCGTGTGGGACCTCATCTGCGAGAACCCCGGCCTGCTCCAGGCCGAGGTGCACCTGTGGAGCGACGGCAAGGACATGGAGGAGACGCTGCTGCGGCTCATCAGCCGGGTGCTCGTCGAGGAGAGCCAGCTGCTGCCGCTCGACTGCAAGCTCGAGTCGCTGCCGGTGGCCGTCCAGGACGGCATGCCCATGCCGCTCGGCGTCAAGAACTGA